Proteins encoded within one genomic window of Phaeodactylum tricornutum CCAP 1055/1 chromosome 27, whole genome shotgun sequence:
- the CaM1 gene encoding calmoduline (Calcium-binding EF-hand protein, with 3 HF domains), whose translation MADQLTEEQIAEFKEAFSLFDKDGDGTITTKELGTVMRSLGQNPTEAELMDMIQEIDADGSGTIDFPEFLTMMARKMKDTDSEEEILEAFKVFDKDGNGFISAAELRHIMTNLGEKLTDEEVDEMIREADIDGDGQINYEEFVKMMMSK comes from the exons ATGGCTGACCAATTGACCGAAGAACAGATTGCTGAATTCAAGGAGGCCTTCAGTCTCTTTGATAAGGACGGAGATG GTACCATCACAACCAAGGAACTTGGTACCGTCATGCGGTCTTTGGGACAGAACCCCACGGAAGCTGAGCTTATGGACATGATCCAGGAG ATCGACGCCGATGGCAGTGGAACTATTGACTTCCCGGAATTCCTTACAATGATGGCGCGTAAGATGAAGGATACcgattccgaagaagaaatcctAGAGGCTTTCAAGGTCTTTGACAAGGACGGCAACGGTTTCATCTCCGCTGCTGAGCTTCGTCACATCATGACCAACCTCGGTGAAAAACTCACCGACGAGGAGGTCGATGAAATGATTCGTGAAGCCGATATCGATGGCGACGGTCAGATCAACTACGAAGAGTTCGTCAAG
- a CDS encoding predicted protein encodes MDGTNPNGGMYNHDQQGAGQGQPQHPQQQQMQHMTQQHQLQQMLAQTQQRQQELAHPQQPPQMQQPPQTMQAQQIQPTPMQAQQIQPTPMKPQQAPPQMQQQQQQQTQGDPQLQRLPIRAYLDQTVVPILLDGMAELVKERPAKPIEFLASYLLQHDPQRVPKAGGR; translated from the exons aTGGACGGTACGAATCCTAACGGTGGCATGTACAATCACGACCAGCAAGGTGCGGGTCAGGGACAACCGCAACATCcccagcagcaacaaatgCAGCACATGACGCAGCAGCACCAGTTGCAGCAAATGCTGGCGCAAACGCAGCAGCGCCAACAGGAACTGGCGCACCCGCAGCAGCCTCCGCAGATGCAACAGCCTCCGCAGACAATGCAAGCGCAACAGATTCAACCGACGCCGATGCAAGCGCAACAGATTCAACCGACGCCGATGAAACCTCAACAGGCGCCCCCGCaaatgcagcagcaacaacaacagcagacGCAAGGCGACCCACAATTGCAACGTCTTCCGATTCGTGCTTATCTCGACCAGACGGTCGTTCCTATCTTGTTGGATG GCATGGCCGAACTCGTCAAGGAACGTCCGGCGAAGCCCATTGAGTTTTTGGCCTCGTACTTGTTGCAACACGATCCGCAGCGCGTGCCCAAAGCCGGAGGCCGGTAA
- a CDS encoding predicted protein: MKKDRSDLWIGLVAGSLSTVIATWCLQRYQSTKNPQTLYSPTLNQTPTASTLLPDDIRDEQLSRHLLYFGEDGMDRLKRCKICVVGLGGVGSHTAHMLARAGVGYLRLIDFDQVTLSSLNRHACAVLADVGTPKATCLAKFCRRICPDPTKLVLDTRVEMYTADTGAALLSLPDGEHWDLVVDAIDDVPTKAVLLARCCQTQTRVVSCMGAGGKADVTRLHVSDLRTASRDPLATKLRQHLKKYMADHSDDQKSDYLDNMDKISIVYSTEKPVVKLADFTAEQKEAGVHQFGAVDGMRIRVIPVLGTMPAIMGQALAAMVLTQVGNKPFQPVTGERVGKNVRNKLFQHLQTREDRIQKRVLQNTTRDDVATIATTGGTVVDSVWIGPLQIDRDDVEYLNEIWRNRCGVTNARLGTTLELVRWNNAKPSRCDNLVLMCTAAIQAFDKPGGKEKIPAYVVQRIEERLATCQNDRLAY, from the coding sequence ATGAAGAAGGACCGTTCCGACCTTTGGATCGGCCTTGTAGCAGGATCTCTGAGCACTGTGATAGCCACATGGTGTCTCCAGCGATATCAATCGACGAAAAATCCGCAGACGTTGTACTCACCGACACTTAACCAGACGCCAACGGCATCCACCCTCTTACCCGACGACATTCGCGACGAGCAACTCTCCCGGCATTTGCTTTACTTTGGCGAGGATGGCATGGACCGACTGAAACGTTGCAAGATTTGTGTCGTTGGACTGGGTGGAGTGGGAAGTCACACTGCTCATATGTTGGCCCGCGCCGGGGTGGGGTACCTCCGTCTCATTGATTTTGACCAAGTCACCTTATCCAGTCTCAATCGACACGCCTGCGCCGTCCTCGCTGACGTTGGCACTCCCAAAGCAACCTGTCTAGCGAAGTTTTGTCGCCGCATTTGTCCCGATCCGACGAAACTGGTTCTCGACACACGTGTGGAAATGTACACCGCCGACACCGGCGCCGCGTTGCTGTCTCTGCCAGACGGCGAGCACTGGGATTTGGTCGTGGACGCCATTGATGACGTACCGACCAAGGCGGTGCTTCTGGCTCGTTGCTGCCAAACCCAAACACGCGTAGTCTCTTGTATGGGGGCCGGAGGCAAAGCCGACGTTACGCGCTTGCACGTGTCCGATTTGCGCACGGCATCCCGCGATCCTCTGGCCACCAAGCTACGGCAACATCTCAAAAAATACATGGCGGACCACAGCGACGACCAAAAAAGTGACTACCTCGATAATATGGACAAAATATCCATCGTGTACAGTACCGAAAAGCCGGTGGTCAAGTTGGCGGATTTTACcgccgaacaaaaagaagccgGCGTGCACCAATTTGGAGCCGTCGACGGGATGCGAATCCGAGTGATTCCCGTGCTCGGTACCATGCCTGCCATTATGGGGCAGGCATTGGCGGCCATGGTCCTAACGCAAGTTGGTAACAAACCCTTTCAACCCGTGACGGGAGAACGAGTGGGAAAAAATGTACGCAACAAATTGTTTCAGCATTTGCAAACACGGGAAGACCGCATCCAAAAGCGAGTACTGCAAAATACCACACGCGACGACGTAGCAACCATCGCTACAACCGGTGGTACCGTTGTCGACAGTGTCTGGATCGGCCCGTTGCAGATCGACCGGGACGACGTGGAATACTTGAACGAAATATGGCGGAATCGGTGCGGCGTCACCAACGCTCGCTTGGGCACCACGCTGGAGCTCGTCCGCTGGAATAATGCAAAACCTTCACGATGTGACAATCTAGTGCTCATGTGCACCGCCGCGATCCAAGCTTTTGATAAACCAGGGGGAAAGGAGAAAATTCCCGCCTACGTCGTTCAACGCATCGAAGAGCGGTTGGCAACCTGCCAAAATGATAGATTAGCCTACTAA
- a CDS encoding predicted protein: MSSLAATQADGYYVPPEYFESGAYQKKSKNQWHAATASRGKAKSNQSQPVVRFELPHSGVCEACDARIMRGTRYNATKIATDEFYFSTRIWEFRIQCRADCTQQFVIRTDPAARDFKYVSGIRLRVQTWDTVEAGSLGVVDLAQSGPRAHALESAAIASDLERLEVAQLGARRAQTEVEQLMTLQRLNLNIYRNDADRNAQIRRGFRTERQSRKRQLVNGDALGWRRGMSLLDHNSADEGQAKAHPLRNKK; this comes from the exons ATGTCGTCGTTAGCTGCAACCCAAGCGGACGGCTACTACGTGCCGCCCGAGTACTTTGAATCGGGAGCGTACCAAAAGAAGTCCAAGAATCAGTGGCATGCTGCCACCGCTTCCCGAGGCAAAGCCAAGTCCAACCAGTCCCAACCGGTCGTTCGCTTCGAATTGCCCCACTCCGGTGTTTGTGAAGCATGCGATGCCCGTATTATGCGTGGAACGCGATACAACGCGACCAAAATTGCCACGGACGAATTTTACTTTTCCACTCGTATTTGGGAATTTCGTATCCAATGTCGCGCCGATTGTACGCAGCAGTTTGTGATACGAACCGATCCGGCCGCTCGTGATTTTAAGTACGTCTCGGGCATTCGATTGCGAGTCCAAACATGGGATACGGTGGAAGCAGGGAGTCTGGGGGTCGTGGATTTGGCGCAATCCGGACCCCGCGCGCACGCGTTGGAATCGGCCGCCATCGCGAGCGATTTGGAACGTCTGGAAGTCGCGCAGTTGGGTGCCCGCCGAGCCCAAACGGAAGTGGAACAACTCATGACGCTGCAACGATTGAATCTGAACATATATCGCAACGATGCGGACCGCAACGCACAAATTCGTAGGGGATTTCGAACGGAACGACAATCTCGCAAACGTCAACTAGTGAACGGTGATGCTTTGGGATGGAGGCGAggcatgtcgttgttggaTCACAACAGTGCGGATGAAGGACAGGCAAAAG CACACCCACTGCGAAACAAGAAGTAA
- a CDS encoding predicted protein, with the protein MAYPDVDYLTLRSRQNLSWSSRQLEQGIQAAQKEDYTTARHHYQQGLDLVPRHADLLVAYGSLEANQGKWDRAQQLLQQALEVDATHVNARRYLEEIRQAVALRQRRSGLADKSAVALRDASLEQQMMQTATTIQRHLPVTIGFNFIFGATEEKKTKAQRKTAEGKADGPLKHGR; encoded by the exons ATGGCGTACCCCGACGTGGACTACCTGACACTCCGAAGCCGACAGAACTTGTCTTGGAGCTCAAGGCAACTCGAACAAGGGATCCAGGCGGCCCAAAAGGAAGATTATACTACCGCTCGCCATCATTATCAGCAAGGTCTTGATCTAGTCCCGCGCCACGCCGACTTGTTGGTCGCCTACGGGTCGCTGGAAGCCAATCAGGGAAAATGGGACCGGGCCCAACAGCTGCTCCAGCAAGCGCTGGAGGTGGATGCTACGCACGTCAACGCGCGACGCTACTTGGAAGAAATCCGACAGGCGGTGGCTTTACGGCAACGGCGTTCGGGGTTGGCCGACAAATCCGCCGTGGCGTTGCGGGACGCTTCACTGGAACAGCAAATGATGCAGACCGCGACGACGATCCA ACGACATCTCCCTGTCACTATCGGATTCAACTTCATCTTCGGCGCgacggaagaaaagaagacaAAGGCACAAAGAAAGACGGCGGAAGGAAAAGCAGACGGTCCACTCAAGCACGGACGATGA
- a CDS encoding predicted protein, translated as MPKKKGKKADPEKKAALQAKKEAKADKKATKRLHKDGSLDPATVGSVDDVDSLLEQYQQQDVAGTVESRNSQALAMEGFPAARANASWTLYEDTKKSHAEAYLFGGEYYDGVENIVLDHLYKIDLTRNEWKQIVPAGPAPPPRCAHSAAYANHHIYVFGGELASADQYHHYRDLWKYSIKDSQWAELKPSKAVGSHPTARSGHQAVTWKHFMILFGGFYEALRDTPRWYNDVYVFNLQTESWMDVPHSKLTARPEPRSACNAAVIGDQMIVHGGFSKLSKKEETSETKTHSDAWVLQLKPLLTGQPPIWERLLSSTQRGLVAAKNPNNRAGTASVAYKSRLLAYGGVVDQESHNHKIQSIFYNDLFALDVARRKWFPVHVKKMPSNGTGSKRRRRKEDSTPEQSELPESKETFGDDIEESENDSDLEEDEHDDDNGETHAWDLDKLRSNIKAKTSPLERKVIASSSVMVVDPETKIPEAVARTEPLPRINASLLVSGHTLFVYGGLLEVGDREVTLDDLWSFDLRKREKWECHWPGTMHKQVWRGAIHDDDDSYYSSTAAALDDDEEERESDLSDDERLEEKGTTRKPKKKSSGLRQEIAELNEKYHLGDGNRTPQPGEALSDFYARTSDYWNQQAADRMPGTTSGVVKNPSERLSNKELKREGFGLANARFVELEPVIERLHELDLEREERKGLKKEKKDKSKKKDRRH; from the exons ATGCccaagaaaaagggcaaAAAGGCGGATCCGGAGAAAAAAGCGGCGTTGCAGGCGaaaaaggaagccaaggccgACAAGAAAGCGACCAAGCGCCTGCACAAGGACGGCAGTCTCGATCCCGCCACCGTCGGTAGTGTGGACGATGTGGATTCGTTGCTGGAGCAGTACCAGCAACAGGATGTGGCCGGCACCGTCGAATCGCGTAACAGCCAAGCACTCGCCATGGAAGGCTTTCCCGCGGCACGGGCCAACGCTTCCTGGACGCTTTACGAGGATACCAAAAAGAGTCACGCGGAAGCGTACCTCTTTGGCGGGGAATACTACGACGGCGTCGAAAATATAGTCCTCGATCATCTTTACAAGATTGATTTGACCCGTAACGAGTGGAAGCAGATCGTGCCGGCGGGGCCAGCCCCACCGCCGCGCTGTGCCCACTCGGCTGCCTACGCCAATCACCATATTTACGTCTTTGGGGGAGAACTCGCCAGCGCCGATCAGTATCATCACTACCGAGACTTGTGGAAGTACAGCATTAAGGATAGTCAGTGGGCCGAATTGAAGCCGTCCAAAGCGGTAGGGAGTCATCCGACGGCAAGGTCTGGACATCAGGCCGTCACGTGGAAACATTTTATGATACTCTTTGGGGGCTTTTACGAAGCGCTCCGAGATACCCCGCGATGGTACAATGATGTATACGTCTTTAATCTACAAACGGAATCGTGGATGGATGTCCCGCATTCCAAATTAACCGCACGACCGGAGCCCCGGTCGGCTTGCAACGCCGCTGTAATTGGGGATCAAATGATTGTGCACGGTGGATTCTCTAAATTGTCCAAGA AGGAGGAAACGTCAGAAACCAAAACTCATTCCGACGCTTGGGTCTTGCAGCTCAAGCCCCTCTTGACCGGCCAGCCTCCGATTTGGGAACGGCTTCTGTCCAGTACCCAACGCGGCCTGGTCGCGGCCAAGAATCCCAACAATCGGGCGGGGACGGCTTCGGTTGCTTACAAATCCCGATTGCTCGCGTACGGGGGAGTGGTCGACCAAGAATCGCACAATCACAAGATTCAGTCCATCTTTTACAACGACCTCTTTGCCCTGGATGTAGCCCGCCGCAAGTGGTTTCCGGTACACGTCAAGAAGATGCCCAGTAACGGCACTGGCAGTAAGCGCCGACGCCGGAAAGAGGACTCCACTCCGGAACAATCAGAACTTCCGGAATCGAAGGAAACATTCGGCGACGATATCGAAGAGTCTGAGAATGATAGtgacttggaagaagacgaacaTGATGACGACAACGGTGAAACTCACGCTTGGGACTTGGACAAGCTGCGTTCAAACAT TAAAGCAAAAACTTCTCCCCTTGAACGAAAAGTCATTGCATCTTCGTCCGTAATGGTAGTCGATCCGGAAACGAAGATTCCCGAGGCGGTTGCCCGCACCGAACCCTTGCCGCGTATCAATGCTTCTTTATTGGTAAGCGGTCATACATTATTCGTGTACGGGGGTCTACTTGAAGTAGGCGATAGAGAAGTCACCTTGGACGATCTTTGGTCGTTTGATTTGCGCAAGCGTGAAAAGTGGGAATGTCACTGGCCAGGGACCATGCACAAGCAAGTATGGCGGGGTGCTAttcatgatgatgatgacagtTACTACAGTTCGACTGCTGCTGCgttggacgatgatgaagaagaaagagaaagcgaTTTGAGCGATGACGAAAGGCTAGAAGAGAAAGGCACAACAAggaagccaaaaaagaaaagttcTGGGCTGCGGCAAGAAATCGCCGAGCTCAACGAAAAATATCATCTAGGTGACGGAAATCGGACTCCGCAACCGGGTGAAGCTTTGTCAGACTTTTACGCGCGGACCTCCGACTATTGGAATCAACAAGCGGCCGATCGGATGCCGGGGACAACAAGTGGTGTCGTCAAAAACCCGTCGGAGAGACTGTCCAACAAAGAACTCAAGCGCGAAGGCTTCGGCCTCGCCAACGCACGGTTTGTGGAGTTGGAACCAGTCATTGAGCGCCTCCATGAGTTAGACTTGGAAAGAGAAGAGCGCAAAGGgctcaaaaaggaaaagaaggacaaatccaaaaagaaagaccgGCGGCATTAG
- a CDS encoding predicted protein, which produces MLATATSNQNTYGSLAVDLDRNDEEDDDQEQATTRPLLPPPLPRHRRREMAMRRQGQQSSVLDKLFSDGKKTQSKRSVRNRMNQGPALPPASSTIFSNSKASQDDTVLPDRRKHQQHRHSFVYTLLNPHSKRIQAVAYKRFISVVILVDLLFFITSTDEHIMAKHKDFFHFSEGVSSTIFLIEYFCRLVIITESKRYKAAGPLFGRLQYLRSWPALIDLFATLPFFLEYPTGWNLPTLTYLRFFRLFRILKTEGYIRAMDAIYRVVYYNSEILYVAALLCIFLILVTAVLLYYLRPANKEDAEDFGSIAATFYMSTLMLTGQGGPSGELPWYTKSIVLLTSVFSVAMFAIPASMLTWGFEAEAERMAKQAHKRLLQRRSTHGSSTTSTDDYESESPDDDSTDEEYFRIIAGADEEGDGENDTPWMKEMRERFIKADGNMDGTLTLKEFFQLQASMGEDPHDITSSQTALVNASMMSRMEALESTVAANALKLDQILAVLSDSTKGRR; this is translated from the exons ATgctggcaacggcaacgagCAACCAGAATACGTACGGCTCCCTGGCCGTGGACCTCGACCGgaatgacgaagaagacgacgaccaGGAACAAGCCACAACGAGGCCGCTCTtgccgccgcctttgccgcGTCACCGACGACGCGAGATGGCAATGCGTCGACAGGGTCAGCAGAGTTCGGTGCTCGACAAGCTCTTTTCCGACGGCAAGAAGACTCAGTCCAAAAGGAGCGTACGAAATAGGATGAATCAAGGACCTGCTCTACCACCGGCATCCTCCAcgatcttttccaattccaaggCCTCCCAGGACGATACCGTGCTACCGGATCGCCGgaaacatcaacaacaccGACATTCTTTTGTGTATACTTTGTTGAATCCACATTCCAAGCGAATACAAGCGGTTGCTTATAAACGTTTCATCTCCGTCGTCATTCTCGTCGACTTGCTCTTTTTCATCACGTCCACCGACGAACACATCATGGCTAAACACAAAGACTTTTTCCACTTCAGTGAAGGCGTGTCCAGTACCATCTTCCTCATTGAATATTTCTGCCGTTTGGTGATCATTACAGAAAGCAAGCGCTATAAGGCTGCTGGCCCCCTTTTCGGTCGCCTGCAGTACCTGCGCAGCTGGCCCGCCCTGATTGACTTGTTCGCCACCCTACCCTTCTTTCTCGAATACCCCACGGGCTGGAACTTGCCCACGCTCACTTACTTGCGCTTTTTCCGACTCTTTCGAATTTTGAAAACCGAAGGATACATCCGAGCCATGGACGCCATCTACCGTGTGGTCTACTACAATTCCGAAATTCTCTACGTCGCGGCCTTGCTCTGCATTTTCCTCATTCTCGTCACGGCCGTCTTGTTGTACTACCTCCGCCCCGCCAACAAGGAAGACGCGGAAGACTTTGGATCCATCGCGGCAACCTTTTATATGAGTACGCTCATGCTGACTGGTCAAGGCGGACCAAGCGGAGAATTGCCCTGGTACACGAAGAGTATTGTGCTCCTCACGTCCGTATTCTCTGTCGCCATGTTTG CCATTCCGGCCAGTATGCTGACGTGGGGATTCGAAGCCGAAGCCGAACGCATGGCCAAACAAGCGCACAAACGATTACTGCAACGGCGCTCGACGCACggttcgtcgacgacgtccaCGGACGATTACGAATCAGAGAGTCCGGACGACGATTCTACGGACGAGGAGTACTTTCGCATCATTGCGGGGGCCGACGAAGAAGGTGATGGCGAAAACGATACACCGTGGATGAAAGAAATGAGGGAACGATTTATCAAAGCTGACGGGAACATGGACGGAACCTTGACCCTCAAAGAGTTTTTTCAACTCCAAGCGTCCATGGGGGAGGACCCTCACGATATCACGTCGTCTCAAACGGCACTGGTCAATGCGAGTATGATGTCACGTATGGAAGCTCTGGAAAGCACGGTCGCAGCCAACGCGCTCAAGCTTGATCAGATTTTGGCGGTCTTGTCCGACTCTACGAAAGGACGTCGGTAG
- a CDS encoding predicted protein (DNA polymerase zeta appears to be involved in the bypass of damage during DNA replication) — MSRPLEVPPPYSSSSSSPPGPNVTRGNQNLPPPGSTSSSLPDDNNGLDASTTKPTPIHVCCSVLNTVIDHVMVSPSALEPEELRAQYVDDAVLSRSTELGAASQTRTPLQVPVLRVFGPILRRDNDDSNPDGNGSLDPPTQSACLYIHGAFPYLLCRPVVAGADGSWHRSSHNHHGLTPSGHLDWDDAAAVERILPVLHEHLEASLQASLQQSSLGLDKHSNSNREATGNSRQPPKPPATKIIRRLSLVVGRGFYTYCAGPPAPFVRVEYYNPKSRWKVKMLLERGLELPSLYHPDPIQYEPAAREDHVEPDIDAANAETLSFHCYEAHIPYTMQFFKDYNLAGMRYIHIGKTKFRQPLPRTRRARFWHKHDVLVEPHVRDETMFLESNTPAVYRWNDDTQTNVSLLHVSPTAQNDFGVDDSVAHSGLGDTFALAQLSQTDIPSSPWSDRPDNARAEEAVSHAESTPQHSNPDAREWIVSPGTYEWEKRLEAQAPPTKETTCDLELDIHVDDILNVHEVIREVPTITNNSRQPVHWRAVPSLREIWAEERIRMGKLLPPQDDFLSPDRGASTTTPPFTLNVQLPDSALPGTRLAVTGMKRLRDLTLGLDDNFRRVMKDIIARHDVAVQRIDEGLARRRLNSDRLAEAQEWGLLNPNRSSGPKGLTPSDQEATDTLAMLGSLFKEPSPPHANNNFSSDQGPGSSSKYSWSSSPQNFSSSQDITVNGKAHGIEEDRHSSQSERFQSLSQTYYDGQAEAAAESDFELSQRMERGDGIFEGPFEYVEDFIDPETLAPFESIDEDGDDLFDLDSDSDDGAMDESRIEEELTQLATQTYNKSMEDYTDDSRSKPFDMKGSQDGYCASSGRDPVSTEKSMAEADLSDHDPASREKFMAVDMKADNPTPMSGKQNLQGCGNESAREISAFTTSLLSSSDCHAPSKCYVEILRNPPTRKASKNSGTSVGYHPLATVGDVPPWLFFAEYQKLRGTTSSAAPFSSFPSIPDGGLSVLPTKSPPTRRAVQGWMLRERKRKQPLDSGCDQEHVAEKKRIAGASASLSVVAEMNVAIDRIPRQLELPQTAEIHCKEYAVRDKDQAGALTVEEVDWSKSQNLSQYQASQTGDEIETDHSTSNGGFQVVSTAVQEKTMSH; from the exons ATGAGTCGTCCTCTCGAGGTTCCTCCTCCATACTCCTCATCGTCCTCCTCCCCACCCGGACCGAACGTTACGCGGGGTAACCAGAACTTGCCGCCACCGGGTAGCacctcttcgtcgttgccggatGACAACAATGGATTGGACGCGTCAACAACCAAACCGACGCCGATTCACGTTTGTTGTTCCGTCTTGAATACCGTCATTGATCACGTCATGGTCTCACCCAGTGCACTGGAACCGGAAGAGCTTCGAGCACAGTACGTCGACGATGCGGTGTTGTCGAGATCCACCGAGTTGGGAGCCGCATCACAGACACGCACACCCCTGCAAGTTCCCGTTCTCCGTGTCTTTGGTCCCATCTTGCGTCgggacaacgacgacagcaatcCAGATGGAAATGGATCGTTGGATCCGCCAACCCAGTCGGCCTGTTTGTACATTCACGGTGCCTTTCCCTACTTGTTGTGTCGGCCAGTCGTGGCAGGCGCCGACGGATCCTGGCACCGATCGTCACACAATCACCACGGCCTGACGCCATCCGGACACCTCGATTGGGACGATGCCGCGGCGGTGGAACGCATATTGCCCGTTTTGCACGAACATCTCGAAGCCTCGCTGCAAGCGTCCCTCCAACAATCCTCCCTCGGTCTCGACAAGCACAGCAACAGTAACCGTGAAGCTACCGGGAATTCACGACAACCACCCAAGCCACCGGCAACCAAAATTATTCGCCGACTGTCTCTCGTGGTCGGTCGTGGATTTTACACCTACTGCGCGGGTCCGCCCGCTCCCTTTGTTCGGGTCGAATACTACAATCCCAAATCACGATGGAAAGTTAAAATGCTCCTGGAGCGTGGCTTGGAGCTCCCCAGTTTGTACCATCCCGATCCAATCCAGTACGAACCGGCGGCTCGGGAAGATCACGTCGAGCCAGACATTGATGCGGCCAATGCGGAAACCTTGTCCTTTCACTGCTACGAAGCACACATTCCGTACACGATGCAGTTCTTCAAGGACTACAATCTGGCCGGCATGCGGTACATTCATATTGGTAAGACCAAATTCCGACAACCCTTGCCACGAACCCGACGCGCCCGATTTTGGCACAAGCATGACGTTCTGGTGGAACCACACGTGCGGGACGAAACCATGTTTCTCGAGTCCAACACCCCAGCCGTCTATCGATGGAATGACGACACCCAAACCAATGTGAGCCTATTACACGTATCCCCGACCGCACAAAACGATTTCGGCGTGGACGATTCGGTGGCGCATTCGGGTTTGGGAGACACGTTTGCGTTGGCGCAACTATCACAGACAGATATTCCGAGCAGTCCATGGTCGGACCGCCCCGACAATGCCAGAGCGGAAGAGGCTGTGTCCCACGCTGAAAGTACACCCCAACACTCCAATCCAGACGCGCGAGAATGGATTGTCTCGCCAGGAACGTACGAATGGGAGAAACGCCTCGAAGCGCAAGCGCCACCCACGAAAGAAACCACCTGCGATTTGGAACTCGATATTCACGTCGACGATATACTAAACGTCCACGAAGTAATTCGAGAAGTGCCAACCATTACCAACAATTCGCGACAACCAGTGCATTGGAGGGCGGTACCCAGTCTACGAGAGATTTGGGCCGAAGAACGTATCCGCATGGGCAAACTACTACCTCCACAGGATGACTTTCTGAGTCCAGACCGTGGAGCTAGTACCACCACACCACCCTTCACGTTAAATGTCCAGCTTCCAGATTCGGCTTTGCCGGGCACCAGACTTGCAGTCACAGGAATGAAACGTCTACGAGACTTGACGCTCGGCTTGGACGATAACTTTCGTCGGGTCATGAAAGATATAATTGCCCGCCACGACGTGGCTGTGCAGCGAATTGACGAAGGTCTCGCACGCCGACGATTAAATTCCGATAGATTGGCAGAGGCTCAGGAATGGGGGCTTTTGAACCCCAACCGTTCGTCGGGTCCGAAAGGTTTGACCCCCTCCGATCAGGAAGCGACAGACACTTTGGCAATGCTTGGTTCTTTATTCAAAGAACCATCACCACCACACGCAAACAACAATTTCTCGAGTGATCAAGGACCGGGATCATCTTCGAAGTATAGTTGGTCATCCAGTCCGCAGAATTTTTCTTCGAGCCAAgacatcacagtcaatggcaAAGCGCATGGTATCGAAGAGGATCGACATTCTTCGCAGAGCGAGCGCTTTCAAAGCTTGTCTCAAACGTATTACGATGGTCAAGCTGAAGCTGCTGCGGAAAGTGACTTTGAATTGAGCCAAAGGATGGAGCGAGGAGATGGGATCTTCGAGGGGCCGTTCGAATATGTAGAAGACTTTATTGATCCGGAAACGCTGGCGCCTTTTGAGTCAATCGACGAGGATGGGGATGATTTGTTCGATCTAGACAGCGATAGCGACGATGGCGCAATGGATGAGTCTCGAATAGAGGAAGAGCTAACGCAACTTGCaactcaaacgtacaacAAATCAATGGAAGATTACACCGACGATTCTAGATCAAAACCGTTCGATATGAAGGGTAGCCAAGATGGTTATTGTGCCTCATCGGGCCGTGACCCAGTCAGCACAGAAAAGTCCATGGCAGAAGCCGACTTATCGGACCATGATCCAGCCAGCAGAGAAAAATTCATGGCGGTTGACATGAAAGCCGACAACCCAACGCCTATGTCTGggaagcaaaatttgcaAGGGTGTGGTAATGAGAGCGCTAGAGAAATTTCCGCTTTTACAACAAGTCTTCTGAGCTCATCTGACTGCCATGCTCCTTCTAAGTGCTACGTTGAAATTTTGCGAAATCCTCCTACACGAAAGGCATCGAAGAACAGCGGTACATCCGTCGGGTACCATCCGTTAGCAACCGTTGGTGATGTCCCGCCGTGGTTGTTTTTTGCAGAGtatcaaaagcttcgtggTACTACCTCCAGCGCTGCACCAttttcttcgtttccttccatTCCCGATGGTGGATTAAGTGTCCTTCCGACGAAATCCCCTCCTACTCGGCGAGCTGTACAAGGGTGGATGCTGCGAGAACGCAAACGAAAGCAGCCTTTGGATTCGGGATGCGACCAGGAGCACGTCGCAGAGAAAAAGCGAATTGCAGGCGCTTCTGCGAGCCTTTCTGTTGTCGCTGAGATGAATGTTGCCATCGACAGAATTCCTCGTCAGCTTGAATTGCCACAGACAGCAGAAATTCATTGCAAGGAATATGCTGTCAGGGACAAAGATCAAGCTGGAGCTTTGACCGTTGAAGAAGTAGACTGGTCCAAAAGCCAAAATCTTTCACAGTATCAAGCTTCGCAAACCGGAGACGAAATTGAGACTGACCATTCAACAAGTAACGGAGGGTTTCAAGTCGTTTCGACTGCTGTTCAAGAGAAG ACTATGAGTCATTGA